The genomic interval ctatcacttgagcctggggagaagagaccaacacctgcctcactgcaaccttcttTCACAGAGttatagagagcagtgaggtctacACTTAATATCattttctccagaataaacaaccccggttccttcagctgctcctcactggacCTGTtcaccagacccttcaccagcttctttttctttctggacatgctccatcacCTGGAGCATCACCCCATACCTGGAacattcatggggttgttgagacccaagtgcaggactcagcactcagccttgttgaatctcattcACTTGACGTCAGCCCATTGGCCCATCCTGTCAATGCTggcagagaccagctccagcctgaagCTTGCCCCGGGGCACTGAGGCTCCCACACTGCTCTAGCTTCTGCACAGTAGCCTCTGCAGCCCACAGGAAATGCTAACTCTGTTACTGCAGCAGGTGAGGTGTTTGAGTTGCACTGACTCACCAACAGGTGCCCTCATACAGGTGGAGGCAGTTACCACAAGTCGTTGGTTTAACCATTCCACCTACCCAGTTTGGAGATATGATAGCTGCCTTTTTGTGCATTGCTTTGTCccatcactgctctgctcaCGTGCAGCTTCCTAAcaagatgtgcagagagcagaaagtGAATCCTTTAGGTTCCTAAGTCCTCTCTTGCTTGCGTTCCAGAGAGACTGACTCTTCTGTAACGTGGTCTCTACATCCACAACCAGGAGTCCTGGGTGAGACAGATCTTCATGGGAAGAAAGGATGTGCAGTgacagaaaagaaggaaagtgaGAGAAGAACTGCTGCTACTGCACCAGGGAAAAGCCAGGAGCTTGCAAAGGtagttttccctcttttcttggAAATGTGCTTTAGGATGTAGGAAGTGTAGAAAATCCTGGTTGCTGGAATAAGAAAtttgaaggagaaaaaagggagtGAACTGTTAAGGCTTTTCTTCTGTAGCCAGAGAGGAAGCCATGCTTTATCTTTCCTTAAGACTCAGGAGGTCCCAGTGCTGGTGATCTCAGCTGGGATAGGTCTGCTCTGTACTGGTGGATTAGTTACTGTGGATTCCTTTGCTTCTGTTCTCTGTGGGTAAAGCAAGGGTCACAGTACTTACCCTcctgttctgtggctggtttggATGGCTTTTGGGGCAGGACTGGGGTAGCTATCTCAGGATCTGTACATTTGAGGCCAGAGCTCTCAAGCAAATCATCTACTTGTAGAAAAGAATAGatgaagatatttttttccagcaTCCTGTGACATGCATGTTTTACATTTTggagtgggttttttgttggtttggttttgctttgggttgagttgggttttgttggattttttcttctgaaatagCTTATGGCCTTGACAAGCACAGGACAGCTCCAAATGCAGAACTGCACTGTCTGCTTTTCTGTGGTGGTTCAATACAGAAATAATTTTCTCCAGCAATTAATACATTTCTACTTTAGAACTGACCACAGAAAGCTATTTGCAGAGAAAGGATGAGTTAAATTAACCACCTGTGCAACCTAAGTTGAGCAGAAGGACCAGAGCACTCTGCCAATTTAACAGGAGAAGTCCAGTCTCATGCAGCAGTTTTCAATCAGCCTTTTGCTGCTAACTTGTGCAAGTGCCTTTTCTTTTATTACACAGCCACTCCATGTTGCAGCATAAAATAGCTCAATAACTGAAAGCTGGGGTTTGTCCAAGTGCCTGTCCCACTGCCACCAAAATACTGAAGGGAATTCTTTATCAGAAGCCTCTGAGTCAtgcagagcttttttttttagcactgTTTGCTAAAGTTGAGCAACTACATAAGAGACTActtattttatttcccccccaagGAAGCTATTAGCCACACCtaacaagaagaaaaacaaaacaggtaATCCCCCCACCCTCAACCCCAGAAGCCACCTCCACCCAAAAAACCTCAAGCCCTCTGTCAAGCTCTTGTGCATGGAGATAGATGTGGATTGCATACTTCACTTTTATTCTCTGTCATTATATTAATGCTAATTTTCTCCTGGTTTCTGGGGCTTTTGCTATGAGAAGAAAAGATCCAGACTGAAGACTCCTCTTGTATTTTCTAGGTCTGGAGAAGGGCTTTGTCTCACCTCCTTTTAGTTAAGGTTAAAGTGGATTCTCAGCTCTAGTTCCCATTGAACCTGAAGGGTCCAGGTATTGAGctttgcctgctgcagggcacggGGCTGAGCTAAGCAAAAcaagctgctgcacacacttTTGAAGTTCCTAGTTTCTTGTCAAGGAGAGAGAAACTGGAAAGCTGTGTTCTTATTAAATATTAGCCAAGTAAGTTAAGGGTATAAAACAAACTATGCCCTTGGTGAGCAATGCAGAACAGTTAACTCATTACTCACTGTGCCAAGAGGGTATTCTGGGTCCACTGGGGAAGTGGGTGGGTGTTTGCTCAAAGACAAGTCTAACCTCACCTTCAAAGGCTGGTCTCAACTAGTGGCTGTTGGCAGGGTAGCCAGACTGGTTTGCAGGGAAGAGCAAACATGAGATATGCAGCTGGTCAGGTCAGTTTGACGAGAAGGGGTTTGCTGCAGCTTAGCCACAGCACCAAACAAGCACAGGCAGGTAAAGCTATGGATGGCAGGTTCTGCAGGGGCCTGCTttagagggagggagggaagggactgCTTTCTGGCAGCACTTGGGAGCATCACTTAGCAAACCAAGGCATACTTACgacagtcctggcactcctcaATTCTCTTCCCATGGCATATTAAGTCTAATATAGGCCTAACAGGCCTCTGCAAgtccatgaaaggaggttgtaatgaggtggaggttgatctcttttcactaggaacaagtgatagcaCATGAAGaaaaggcctcaagttgtaTCAGGGCAGGTTTACATTGGACTTTAGAAGAAAATTATTgattgaaagggttctcaaggaCTGTAAAAGGCTTCCCACCCCTAGAAttatttcaaagaggcagagatgtagtgctgagagacatggtttagctcCAGCCTTGATAGGGTTAGAGAACAGTTAGGCTcaataatcttgaaggtcttttctaagcaaacaattctgtggttctgtgattctcatatGATGATTAAAAAAAAGTGCTTGTCAGAAAAGGCTGGGAAAACCTTTTAACCTAAGTGTCAAATCATGCTTCTGCATTAAAcaccaaaagcaaagcaatagCTCCAAAAATATGATCCTAATCCTACACTTGTTTCTCAccactcttttcctcttttccttgtcCCAGAGGGAAACCAGAGATGTTCACCAAATGCTGGCAGACTGTCACATGAGGAAGCATGGCTTCCAACAGGTAAGTGGTAACCTAGGATGCTCCTAGCACCTTGAGTAGGGCCCAGATTTATCCTAAAGCCTTAGGTAGCCTCAGGGCCTCATCTGACCCAAGAATATTCTCACATCTTGAAGCAGATTTATCCAGCATTGCCTTGCTTCTCGTGTACAATGTGATGATTTGGAGATGACACAAAgtaggccaggctggcagagtgaGGAGCAGCACAAGGAGATGCTCCTGATGATTTCTGGCAGactgttttcccttctttcctctggTGTCACCCGCAGGAAAGACAGGGGCTCTTTGTTGTTGAAATTGAAGAGATTCACAACAGAAGAATGGAGCTTTCAGTATTTCAAGACTAGCTAAGAATCAGGATTAAAAGTAGCCTGGGACAAAGCTGAACATACTGTTTCTTCCATAGATGAAGGAAGCACAGAGGAGAAATTCAGAAGAGACCACAGCCACCCAGGAGGCAATACCAGAGAGCCACCCTAGCTTGGAGAGCCAGAGCACATGGCAGAAATCAGATGAGAATGAGCCTGAATGGCAGGAATCCTGTAAGATCTTAGGATGACCTTTTCCTAAGGGGCTTGAGAAATCTTAGGGCTCTGTGGGGTCATCTGAATCTTCCCACCACATTGAAAGTGAACACTGGGTGGAGATTACTTCCAAGAAACACAGCACTATGTCATCAGAAATGTTTTTGGACCCACAAAGCATTGAGActagagctgggcagggaaatggaattttttttctacagatACCAAGCAACAAGTAGGAACCACATAAGTAATAGCTAGAATAATTAGTTTTAACATTGTAGCTGGCTTTTGGTAGGACATTGCAATAACCACTTGACCTCGAGGACAAGGACTAGGAGTGTCAGGCACTAAATAAAAGGGGCTTCCCTGTCATCCAGACAGAATGGTAGAATcagtaaggttggaaaagacctctaagctcatggagtccaaccatctccccaacaccaccatgcccactaacccatgtcctgaagtgccacatctatgctttaaacacctccagggattaaGACTCCACTTCCTTGAGCAGCTTGTTCCTATCCCACCTAAGCAGAACCCTGCTGCACTGTCTCATGTAATGATTCCAAATAATAGGAAGAAAAATGGCAAACAGTATGAGACTTGCATGAGCATCCATCACTGCTGCCAGATATTTCCTGAAGGAGGACCTGATGCATGAACTTCCATCCAGTTCCTCCCTTGCTGCTCAGGAGATGACAGTGATGTGCTACCAGTTGCTTTCTCTTCAGGACAGGggcttgaggcacttagtgccatggtctagttgattggacagggctgggtgctaggttggactggatgatcttggaggtctcttccaacctggttgattctatgatttttactgAAAAGTACTCTCCTAAAGACTCTAGGGTGAGCTGTACCTAGACAGCTAAGGTGGTTTTACAGCAGAGCTCTCCACTTCCCATAACAGTTTCAGCAAGACTCTCTTTCACCctcaaaaaaaatcaacacttTCAAATCCTTCACAGGACTGATTTGGGATCATTTCAACAGCTTTTATTCCATATACCCTCCCCTCATGCCAGCTCACAcaaaaggcagcacagaaatCCATGGCTGAAGCAGGAGTCACCATCTGAAACAAAAGAAAGCCTTTCAATACAAAGGGACCTGGTACCCAGAAAGAAGCCAGATTGTAGCCTCCCGAAGAAATCAAAACTGGTCCCTGATAAGTAGCAGGTGCCCAACAGTGATGGCAGATGTGTCACAAATTAAGTGTATCTTGTACCTTGTGAAAAGGGTTGTTCCTCTGCTTCATCAAGCAGGAAGACAGCTAAAGGGCAGCAAGCTTAAAAGCAGCCTGCATGTTCGCTCCTGTAGGACTCCTTTTCTGTTCCAGTGCAGAAATCCAAGGCAGCAGACGAGAAGAGACGCTCCCTTGCACGGCAAGCCAGGGATGACTACAGGAGGCTTTCGCTGCAGGGCGTCCACAAAGGGAAGCAGGCAGATATTTCCAAgggagccagagcaggagaTAGGCGACCACTCCAATATCCACCTCTGCCCCCTAAACCTAAACTTCTACCTCCTGCAACTTCAAATGGGAGAGTGAGTAGGTAAGAGCACCCTGTggtggggagaagggaagagctgcttctgccctagcatggtctagttgaggaggGGATGGTTAGCTATCCTTGTGTGGAGGAGACACCCTCATATGCCAGCCTAGGTTGTGCTGAAGTTTCTATGTTCACCCCTGGATGGTAATGAGTTTATTCAATAGAGTGTCCTAAGCCAAGATTGCCTAAATCCTCTGTGCCAGCTGTCCTCTGAAAACCCTATGCTAGTGATGACAGCTTCTGTTTAAGGCTGGTCTTAACACCCTGAACAAGAGGCAAGTCCTGCCAAGGACTCAAAAGAATACCATTGTTTTAACTCAGTGCATAAACAAATCTTTTCtaaaaggaaagagggaatCCAGAGGACAGTCTCCAATTCCACTGAAGAAAGCATCATCAAGTGGTTCAAGGAGGAGCAGTTCCCTCTCCGAGCTGGTTATCAGAAAACCACAGACACAATAGCTCCTTGGTTCCATGGTGAGTCTGTTCTGCCCTGGCCCAGCTCCTTAACGAGTTAATTCTGCCACCATGGCTGCTGCCACGGGCTGGCCCTGGGACCTTTTCAAATGTGGCCAGGTTTTCCATTGCAAATATATAAATTCCTTCAGCATTTTGACAAAGGGCAAGCTAAAATGTTAGAACAGAAGCCAGCCCTTCAAAATAGCTTGTACCTCTGTGCCAACTCTGTCTCCCTGTACTAGGTGAGTGGTCACCCTGGTAACTGTTTAGACCAGGGTctaaacagagagagatttggCCACAATTTATCCCACTCATCTCGGCCCCAGGTCATTCTCCCTCTATATGTGCTCGTCATCCATCACCCTTCTGTCACCATTCTAATGGTACATCATGATCCCACCTATCCCCCTTGCTCCAGATACCACTTCAATCTCAGACTGCAGCAACAAAAGCAGTAAAGGAGACTTCTTGTGAGAACTGTTCCTTCCAGTCCCACACAAATGCTTTTCTCCCCTTTGTGTATTGGTTTTGAACAGGAATCCTAACCTCTAAGAAAGCAGAGGAGCTTCTGAGCAAAACAGTACCAGGGAGTTTTCTGGTCCGGGTCAGTGAGAAGATCAAAGGCTATGTGCTCTCCTATCGCGCTGTGGAAGGGTGTAAACACTTCCTCATTGATGCCTCCAGCGAGTCCTACAGCTTCCTCGGAGTGGACCAGCTACAACATTCAACTCTGGCTGACCTCGTAGACTACCACAAGGTGAACATCTAGTAACGCATCCATTAACTGGTCAACTGCCTCAAGGCACTTCAAGATAAGACCTAATAGCTTTGGTTGTTTTAAAGTGGGTACTCAGACCCATTTTAGATGCTGTAGGACATCCTGTATGCTGCTTCAGAGGGGTTTGCCAGTGTAAGAGGTACATGTCGGGCAACCTGACACATCTCAGACATCTTAGACTTGACTCACCTCCCTGCAAGTGTGCAGAATACCTTGCAGATGTGGCTTGCACACTCTTCAGTAGA from Pogoniulus pusillus isolate bPogPus1 chromosome 9, bPogPus1.pri, whole genome shotgun sequence carries:
- the SH2D4A gene encoding SH2 domain-containing protein 4A; translation: MLKQILSDMYIDPDLLAELSEEQKQILFFKMRQEQIRRWEEREAAADKASAKKPLRRKANGKRVTWKLGADNDVWVWVMGEHPADKSYAAICEEIQAQRAKRLEREQSKESRETDSSVTWSLHPQPGVLGETDLHGKKGCAVTEKKESERRTAATAPGKSQELAKRETRDVHQMLADCHMRKHGFQQMKEAQRRNSEETTATQEAIPESHPSLESQSTWQKSDENEPEWQESLQKSKAADEKRRSLARQARDDYRRLSLQGVHKGKQADISKGARAGDRRPLQYPPLPPKPKLLPPATSNGRVSRKEGIQRTVSNSTEESIIKWFKEEQFPLRAGYQKTTDTIAPWFHGILTSKKAEELLSKTVPGSFLVRVSEKIKGYVLSYRAVEGCKHFLIDASSESYSFLGVDQLQHSTLADLVDYHKEEPITSLGKEMLLYPCGQEDQQPDYISLFE